One genomic segment of Chelonia mydas isolate rCheMyd1 chromosome 1, rCheMyd1.pri.v2, whole genome shotgun sequence includes these proteins:
- the LOC119566312 gene encoding fibronectin type III domain-containing protein 9-like, with translation MGVTIQNVTGSTAMVIWPPMAICDDSFYSIMYHPNRNNMLSGYSRKNFQKEERVPASRSSFVIENLTPLTTYILCVTCQSANPSSDQCRIFHTLEEDPASASNKKKDLALGIWLTSSILLLIIAGILLYGCLHIWYRKRRERVEGQNMNSEQDKGEAWTINKSHTPEQFNKQGRLVQSVEGKNAEGIQLATIIENPLTSKEPTMQTSKSQELVPMTVGPF, from the coding sequence ATGGGAGTAACAATACAAAATGTAACAGGAAGCACAGCAATGGTAATTTGGCCACCCATGGCCATTTGTGATGACAGCTTTTACAGTATTATGTATCATCCCAACAGGAACAACATGCTGTCAGGTTATTCAAGAAAAAATTTTCAGAAAGAAGAGCGAGTGCCTGCTAGTCGGTCTTCATTTGTCATAGAAAACCTAACTCCACTAACCACCTACATATTGTGTGTAACCTGCCAATCTGCAAACCCCTCCAGTGACCAGTGCAGAATTTTTCACACATTAGAAGAAGATCCAGCATCTGcaagcaacaaaaaaaaagatctgGCCCTGGGTATCTGGCTAACTAGCAGTATTCTGCTTCTCATCATTGCCGGGATCCTCCTTTACGGTTGCCTGCATATATGGTACCGCAAGAGACGAGAACGTGTAGAAGGACAAAACATGAACTCAGAACAGGACAAGGGGGAGGCTTGGACAATAAACAAGTCACACACCCCAGAGCAGTTTAACAAGCAAGGCAGATTAGTCCAAAGTGTTGAGGGTAAGAATGCAGAAGGTATCCAACTGGCTACCATAATAGAAAATCCCTTAACTTCTAAGGAGCCTACCATGCAAACTTCTAAAAGCCAGGAATTAGTGCCGATGACAGTTGGGCCATTTTAA